CGGACGTGGCGGACGCGGACGATCCCGGATTCCTTTTTCGGCCACCGCGCCTACGCGTTTCAGCTGCGGGCGAATCCGACCCGGAAGGTGGTGAAACTGGACGCCGCCGGCCAGCCCACCAAGAACGGGCGGCGGGAGCCGCTGCGGACGCGGGAGGAGCTGGAGGCCTGGATGCAGAGGAAGGCGCAGGACAGCGGGTTCGAGGTGGACCTCACAAGCCTGCGCATCACGCCTGCAGGGCGGAGTTATTTCCGCAGGAAGGAGGCGGCGGGGCATCACGCGGCTGTCGAGTACCGCGGAACGCTGCGCGTGACGGACGCGGCGCGGTTCCGCGAAGCGTTCGAGAAGGGCATCGGACCGGCAAAAGGGTTCGGGTTCGGACTGCTGGTGCTGGCGCCGTTGCCGGAGGGTTGAGGTTCGGATTGAGTTCAGGGAATCGAGAGACAGAAAGAGAGGCGAGCATGAGACTGATAGAACTGCACATTCTGCAATCTTTTCCGGTGTCGTGCCTGAACCGGGACGATGTCGGGGCGCCGAAGACGGCCATCTTCGGCGGGGTGAACCGGGCGCGGATCTCCAGCCAGTGCCTGAAGCGGGCCATCCGGCTGGCGATGCACGAACTTGCGCCGGAGCAATGCGCGGGCGAGCGGAGCCGCCTGATCGTGGACCCGCTGACCGACCGCATCGAGGCGGAAATGAAACGGCGCCTCGCCACGACGGCCGAGCCGGACGAGCGCCTCCGGGCCGCAGCTGAAAGTCTCGCCAGCGAGTTTTGCCACCGGCTCGCGAACTTCGATGAAGAGGCGAAGCAGAGGAAAGGCTTGCGGCGCGTGAAGACGATGATGTTTCTTTCTCCCGGAGACCTGGCAGCGGCAGCGGCTGCGCTGGCCGAGACAGCGATTGCGGATCCTGAATGGGGCGAGAAACTGGGAGCGAACGAAAAGGCGGGCAAGGAGGAAAAGAGGGGGAAGAAGTCGAAAGACGACGGCCAGAAATGGATGGACGGCGTGATGAGCCGTGGATTCAAAGCGCTGCGGGAGCCCGGCTGCAAGGATGCTGCAGACATCGCCGTCTTCGGGCGCATGGTGGCCAACGACCCCTCTCTGAACGTCGAGGGCGCGGCCATGTTCAGCCATGCTCTGTCGACGCATCGGGCGGACAATGAAATCGATTTTTTCACCGCTGTCGACGACCTGCAGGCAGCGGACCCGACGGTGGCCGAGGAGGACCGGGCTGGCAGCGGGATGATGGGCACGCTGGAATTCTCCTCGGCGACGTATTACCGTTATGCGGCGCTGAATCTGGGGCTGCTGGAGGACAGCAAGCATCTGGGCGCGTTTACGCTGGAGGAGAGGCGGAAAGTGGTGGACGCCTTCGTGCGGGCGGTGCTGCTGAGCGTTCCGGGTGCGCGGAAGAACTCGATGAACGCCAACACGCTGCCGGGTTTCGTGCTGGGACTGTACCGGGATCACGGGCATCCGGTACAACTGGTGAACGCCTTCGAATCGCCGGTCAAGGCGAAAAAGGACGGGCTGCTGGCGCCGTCCGTGGAGGCGCTCGAGAAGCATCTTCGGGAGCTGAGGCAGACGTGGGGCCTGACGCCGGCGGCGGAAGTGCGGCTGCCCTCGGAGGGAATGACGCTCGACAGATTCTGCCAGGAGCTGGTGCGCCATGTCTGAGACGGCCCATCTGGCGCTGCTGTTCGACGCTCCCATGCAGAGCTGGGGCGTGTCGAGCAAGTTTCAGAACCGCGGCACCCTGCCCCACCCGACGCGCAGCGCGATTCTGGGGCTGTTCTGCGCGGCGGCGGGGGCGGCGAAGGGTTCCAGAGAGGAGAAGGAGCTGCTGGAGGCGCTGGCGGGCGCGCGGATCACGACGGTCGAGATCCCGCGCCGCGCCGCGGATGGGGAACGGCGCGTGCCGATCCGGCGCCTGCGGGACTTTCACACGGTGCTGGGGACACGAACCGCTGACGGCAAGCCCAACGCGAATGCGGTGGTGACGCTCAGGGACTACCTGACGGACGCGCGGTTCGGCGTCGTCGTCAGCGGGCCGAATGAGCTGGTGACCCGGCTGCAGCGGTGGCTGGAAGATCCGGTCTGGGGCGTGTGGTTCGGGCGGAAGTGCTGTCTTCCGGCGGCGCCGATTGTCCGTGGTGTGTTCGGGTCTCGCGAGGAGGCTCTGCTGCACCTGACTGAAGGACGGGAGATCCGGCTGTTCACCAGAGTTGAAGACGTGGACCGTTTCGACGAGGGCACAGACAGCCTGTGCGACGTGCCGCTGTCGTTCGGAACGCCAGACTCCTCATCGGAGGGGCGTGTTTTCGCCTACCGGAGGATCCGCGTCAGTCCGGCGGAGGCGGAGTAAGCCGTGCCGGTGTTCGAGAAACCGCCGCTGGAAACGCTCAGCCCGGCGCGCGACCGGTGGACGCCGATTTATCTGGAGCACGGGCGTCTGGAGGTGGACGACTCGAGCGTGAAGTGGATCGGCGCGGACATGACCGTGCTGCGGCTGCCGGTGGCGACGCTGTCCGCAATCCTGCTGGGGCCCGGAACCACGGTGACGCACGCGGCGGTGAAGGCGTGCGCGGATTGCAACACCCCGGTGTGCTGGATCGGCGAAGACGGGATGCGGTTCTATTCGTTCGGCGTGACGCCGAATCACGACAACGAGCGCGCAAGGCGCCATGCGGCCTGCTGGGCGGACCGGAAGAGGCGGGAAGCGATCGCGAGGCGCATGTTCAGCCGCCGGTTCGGCGAGGAATTGGCCCAGGAACGGACCGTGCGGGAACTGCGGGGCATGGAGGGACTGCGCGTGCGGACGCTATATGCCGAGCTCGGGCTGAAATACGGCGTCACCTGGAAGGGTCGGAATTACGACAAATCGAACTGGGATCTGGCCGACAACATCAACCGGGCGATTTCGGCCGCCAACGCCAGCCTCTACGCATTGTGCTGCGCGGTGGTGTGCACGATGGGTTACATCCCCTCGCTCGGCATGATCCACGACAGCGGGCCGCTGGCGTTCGTCTACGACGTGGCGGATCTGTACAAGGAATCGACGTCGTTTCCCGCGGCGTTCCAGGCCATCGCCGCCGATCCGCGGGACCGCGGAGACCTGGTGCGCAAGCTGCTCAAAGAGAGGATCGAGCAGGAGCGCCTGCTGCAGAGGATGCCTGAAGATCTCGAGGAGCTGTTCCGATGACGGTGATTGTGGCGCAGGACACGCCGGACGCCATCCGGGGGATGCTGAAGCGGTGGTTTATTGAGCCCCGGCCGAACGTGTTCGTGGGCACGCTGAACCGCCGGACGCACGCCAAGACGCTGGAATACATCAAGAGAAACGCGGAGGGGCTGGGTCTTCTGATTGTCAGCTCGTATCCGAACTGCCAGGGATACGTGATCGAGACGACAGGCGAGGTGAACCGGCGGGGTGTGGAGGTGAGCGGACTGTGGCTGGTGGCGGAGAAATGGGCAGGCCAGACCGCGGGCGAGGAGGACGAAGCGGCGGAGTGAAGGGATGATTTTCAGGCTTGAGAAGGGGCAAAAATCCCGTAAAATCCAGTGTTCTCCCCACGCGCGTGGGGATGGTCCGAGCTGGTACGGTATACCACGCTCGAATGCCGTGTTCTCCCCACGCGCGTGGGGATGGTCCGCAGTAACGTCCTCATCGATTCACCACCCAAGTGTTCTCCCCACGCGCGTGGGGATGGTCCGGCAGCGCAGGAATGGCGCGCCAAAACTGTCGGGTTCTCCCCACGCGCGTGGGGATGGTCCGCTGTACCACCGGTGGCGGCACATCGCTGGCTCGTTCTCCCCACGCGCGTGGGGATGGTCCGCGGCGGAGGAAGCTCCACGAGTTACATCCAGAGTTCTCCCCACGCGCGTGGGGATGGTCCTGAACCACCGCACTCCAGCAGCCTTGGCAATGCGTTCTCCCCACGCGCGTGGGGATGGTCCGGCTGGTTCAGCGATCGCGGGCGGGGAGGATGGGTTCTCCCCACGCGCGTGGGGATGGTCCGCATAGATGGTACGAAGCAACCCGTGCCAGAAAGTTCTCCCCACGCGCGTGGGGATGGTCCGTGCCCGCGCTGCCAGGCGTTCGATTGGCAAAAGTTCTCCCCACGCGCGTGGGGATGGTCCGACCGTATTCCCTGCCGACACCGCTGTCTCGATGTTCTCCCCACGCGCGTGGGGATGGTCCGGATTTCCGCAATTTCGCGCCATGCGTCCTCAAGTTCTCCCCACGCGCGTGGGGATGGTCCGCGTTGCGCAGCGCCACCCCGGGAGGCTGAAACGTTCTCCCCACGCGCGTGGGGATGGTCCGCGTTGCGCAGCGCCACCCCGGGAGGCTGAAACGTTCTCCCCACGCGCGTGGGGATGGTCCGTATTTGAGCGCTGAGATCGCGGCTTGGGCGATGTTCTCCCCACGCGCGTGGGGATGGTCCGGCTCTCGAAGACCCAGATGCAGCGCTCTTGCGGTTCTCCCCACGCGCGTGGGGATGGTCCGTCGGACCCGAGGCGGACGCATATCAGCGATGCGTTCTCCCCACGCGCGTGGGGATGGTCCGGTTCGCCACGGCTTCTTCTGTTTGGCCACGTCGTTCTCCCCACGCGCGTGGGGATGGTCCGTTCGCCGCCCATCGCCGCTGCCCGTCGTCCAGGTTCTCCCCACGCGCGTGGGGATGGTCCGCGCGCCTACATCAACAATCGCCGGCACCGACAGTTCTCCCCACGCGCGTGGGGATGGTCCGGAGCGTACGTACCCAAGGAGCATTGCATGAGTGTTCTCCCCACGCGCGTGGGGATGGTCCGGCATCCGCGCCTTCGGCTCGGAATCCGAGATGGTTCTCCCCACGCGCGTGGGGATGGTCCGTTGATGATCAACTCCTGGCGGTTGTAGGGCAGGTTCTCC
This DNA window, taken from Bryobacteraceae bacterium, encodes the following:
- a CDS encoding type I-E CRISPR-associated protein Cas6/Cse3/CasE, producing the protein MYLTEAWLGMRDAMARKLYDAYDWHQAVWELFPGHADDAREFLTRIDEIQGRYRLYIVSRWEPSPPPWWRAPDRTWRTRTIPDSFFGHRAYAFQLRANPTRKVVKLDAAGQPTKNGRREPLRTREELEAWMQRKAQDSGFEVDLTSLRITPAGRSYFRRKEAAGHHAAVEYRGTLRVTDAARFREAFEKGIGPAKGFGFGLLVLAPLPEG
- a CDS encoding type I-E CRISPR-associated protein Cas7/Cse4/CasC; amino-acid sequence: MRLIELHILQSFPVSCLNRDDVGAPKTAIFGGVNRARISSQCLKRAIRLAMHELAPEQCAGERSRLIVDPLTDRIEAEMKRRLATTAEPDERLRAAAESLASEFCHRLANFDEEAKQRKGLRRVKTMMFLSPGDLAAAAAALAETAIADPEWGEKLGANEKAGKEEKRGKKSKDDGQKWMDGVMSRGFKALREPGCKDAADIAVFGRMVANDPSLNVEGAAMFSHALSTHRADNEIDFFTAVDDLQAADPTVAEEDRAGSGMMGTLEFSSATYYRYAALNLGLLEDSKHLGAFTLEERRKVVDAFVRAVLLSVPGARKNSMNANTLPGFVLGLYRDHGHPVQLVNAFESPVKAKKDGLLAPSVEALEKHLRELRQTWGLTPAAEVRLPSEGMTLDRFCQELVRHV
- a CDS encoding type I-E CRISPR-associated protein Cas5/CasD, whose translation is MSETAHLALLFDAPMQSWGVSSKFQNRGTLPHPTRSAILGLFCAAAGAAKGSREEKELLEALAGARITTVEIPRRAADGERRVPIRRLRDFHTVLGTRTADGKPNANAVVTLRDYLTDARFGVVVSGPNELVTRLQRWLEDPVWGVWFGRKCCLPAAPIVRGVFGSREEALLHLTEGREIRLFTRVEDVDRFDEGTDSLCDVPLSFGTPDSSSEGRVFAYRRIRVSPAEAE
- the cas1-2 gene encoding CRISPR-associated endonuclease Cas1 2 — protein: MPVFEKPPLETLSPARDRWTPIYLEHGRLEVDDSSVKWIGADMTVLRLPVATLSAILLGPGTTVTHAAVKACADCNTPVCWIGEDGMRFYSFGVTPNHDNERARRHAACWADRKRREAIARRMFSRRFGEELAQERTVRELRGMEGLRVRTLYAELGLKYGVTWKGRNYDKSNWDLADNINRAISAANASLYALCCAVVCTMGYIPSLGMIHDSGPLAFVYDVADLYKESTSFPAAFQAIAADPRDRGDLVRKLLKERIEQERLLQRMPEDLEELFR
- a CDS encoding type I-E CRISPR-associated endoribonuclease Cas2, whose protein sequence is MTVIVAQDTPDAIRGMLKRWFIEPRPNVFVGTLNRRTHAKTLEYIKRNAEGLGLLIVSSYPNCQGYVIETTGEVNRRGVEVSGLWLVAEKWAGQTAGEEDEAAE